Proteins found in one Bacillota bacterium genomic segment:
- a CDS encoding type I restriction-modification system subunit M N-terminal domain-containing protein, translated as MVKLSVHSAGEGYGEKEKRGKKNGNGDLEFADRLWSAANRLRGTVEAAEYKHIILGLLFLKYLSDAFENRHRFLTRAVTDPANTEYYVKEASADTSLPSLRTRTSTWPLTSSGSRPKPAGLIFWRTRTNRISAS; from the coding sequence TTGGTAAAACTTTCGGTTCATTCTGCGGGAGAAGGTTATGGCGAAAAGGAAAAGCGCGGTAAAAAAAACGGTAACGGCGACCTCGAATTCGCCGACCGGCTCTGGTCGGCGGCCAACCGGCTGCGGGGCACGGTCGAGGCGGCCGAGTACAAGCACATCATCCTCGGGCTGCTCTTTTTGAAATACCTCTCGGACGCTTTTGAAAACCGGCACAGGTTCCTAACGCGCGCCGTTACCGATCCGGCCAATACGGAGTACTACGTCAAAGAGGCGTCGGCGGATACATCGCTTCCGTCGCTGAGGACAAGGACGAGTACCTGGCCGCTAACATCTTCTGGATCGCGCCCCAAGCCCGCTGGTCTTATCTTTTGGCGAACGCGCACCAACCGCATCTCGGCCAGCTGA
- a CDS encoding N-6 DNA methylase, whose translation MLEPYRGRVYDPACGSGGMFVRSRKFIEAATATRTTSPSTGRSATGPPGVSARWTLRSGAFLTKTSC comes from the coding sequence ATGCTAGAGCCTTACCGGGGGCGGGTCTACGACCCGGCCTGCGGTTCCGGCGGGATGTTCGTGCGAAGCCGCAAGTTCATTGAGGCCGCAACGGCAACCCGAACGACATCTCCATCTACGGGCAGGAGCGCAACGGGGCCACCTGGCGTATCTGCAAGATGGACCTTGCGATCCGGGGCATTCCTAACGAAAACATCTTGTTAG
- a CDS encoding N-6 DNA methylase codes for MDLAIRGIPNENILLGDTFTNDPRRLHHHQPALQYEGVGRRQGGRRRLPQIWAPPNSNANYMWTQHFIHHLAPKNGRAGFVMANGSLSVAGWRARTGREFFEGEKW; via the coding sequence ATGGACCTTGCGATCCGGGGCATTCCTAACGAAAACATCTTGTTAGGCGACACCTTCACCAACGATCCGCGCCGACTTCATCATCACCAACCCGCCCTTCAATATGAAGGAGTGGGGCGCAGACAAGGTGGCCGGCGACGTTTGCCTCAAATTTGGGCACCGCCGAACTCCAACGCCAACTATATGTGGACCCAGCACTTCATCCACCACTTAGCGCCGAAAAACGGCCGGGCCGGCTTCGTTATGGCCAACGGCTCTCTTTCCGTGGCGGGGTGGAGGGCGAGAACCGGAAGAGAATTTTTCGAAGGGGAAAAGTGGTGA
- the radC gene encoding DNA repair protein RadC — protein sequence MASRKRRYGRAIINWPKDDRPREKLLKYGAHMLSNAELLAILIRTGVKGSSAVDLGRELLQKFKTLRQMSACDIAAFRQIKGLSTAKIAQIKAAVELGRRMMSEERALEGTVRSSSDVVGFLMPLLRDLKHEVFKAILMDQGNRVIDVVDIDEGDVTKAHPSIRKIMLCAVQAYATGLITVHNHPSGDPTPSEQDKLLTRDLVVAGRVMEIRVFDHLIIGDGRYFSFADEGLIEEYVRQILIPNF from the coding sequence ATGGCTTCCAGAAAAAGGCGATATGGACGAGCGATCATTAACTGGCCGAAAGACGATAGGCCGCGCGAGAAACTGCTCAAGTACGGGGCGCATATGTTAAGCAATGCTGAACTACTGGCGATTTTGATCCGCACTGGTGTTAAAGGTTCCAGCGCGGTTGATCTGGGGCGAGAACTACTACAAAAGTTCAAGACGCTGCGCCAAATGAGCGCCTGTGATATTGCCGCATTCCGCCAAATCAAAGGCCTGAGCACCGCCAAGATCGCCCAAATCAAAGCAGCTGTTGAATTGGGCCGTCGGATGATGAGCGAAGAGCGTGCCCTGGAGGGGACAGTCCGTTCGTCTTCCGACGTGGTTGGTTTCCTGATGCCTTTACTGCGCGACCTCAAGCACGAAGTGTTTAAGGCAATCTTAATGGATCAAGGCAACAGGGTGATAGACGTGGTAGATATTGACGAAGGTGATGTTACGAAAGCCCATCCGTCCATACGCAAGATCATGTTGTGTGCGGTGCAAGCCTATGCTACCGGGTTGATTACCGTCCACAATCACCCTTCGGGTGACCCAACACCAAGCGAGCAAGATAAACTCCTAACCCGCGATCTGGTGGTTGCCGGGAGGGTAATGGAAATTCGTGTTTTTGATCATCTGATCATTGGTGATGGGCGCTATTTCAGTTTTGCGGATGAGGGGCTTATTGAAGAGTACGTAAGACAGATTCTCATTCCAAACTTTTAG